A region of the bacterium genome:
ATCAGGAGCAGAATTGACGGGACCCGGCTCAGGGATGGGCGTCCCAGACACCGGCGCCGACGGAGCGGCGCCCTCCATTGATGCGGGCTCGGGGGGTGGTTCCTCAACGGCGTTTACTGTAGTAGCCGCCGCCACCACGGGATGCGGTATGTGGGTGGATGCCGACGTCCCGGCGGCATCGGCACCTAGGATGACTCTTACTGAAACTCATGCCGCCGGGACGTCGGCCTCCACCTAATAAGCAATGCAGGACGTCCAGTTCAAACATCTGTCCCTATGACACTCTCCTGAGCGCATCCGAGCACAACCGCCGCGCCTGGCCGAGCATGTAGAAAGGGAGGGACAACAAGCGGAACGGCCGGGGCGTTCCATCAACCGGTGCCATCTGCACGCTACAGCAATGCGGCGAGTTGGTGGGGTTTAGTTCCAAGCGCAAGCAATCCCCGTATCAAAAGGTCCAGCGTAACGGATGGGTCACCCTTTTCCATCATAGCCACACGGGGCTGGCTGGTATGGAGTTTGACGGCTAATGTTTTTTGAGTAAACCCCAGTTGTCTCCGGGTGGATTCTAACGTATGGGCCAAGGCTAATTTTATCTCCACATAGGCTTTTTCTTCTTCTGTCAAATTGAGAAAATCTGCGGCACTGCCAAACTTCCAGCCCGCCCCTTCAAGCCGCTTTTGTTTTGCAATATTCATTCATCCTCCCGCTATTTCATCATATTGCCGCAACCGGTAGCGGCAGACGTCCATTATGTGCTGTGGCGTTTCCCTCGTTTTCTTCTCAAAAACGGCCACCACCAAGATAACATCGGAATCGACCCGATAAATGATCCGCCATTCTGCGTGGGCATCCTTCACCCTCAATTCATGGCAGTGCGAGCCAACTCCTGGCATCGGCCGCGAATGAGGCAACGGCAACAAATCTCCATTCTGTAGGCGACATAGCAAATACCCGGCCTCAACCCTTGCCCCGGAAGAAAACGGCGGGGTTTTAATTTCACCACTCAACCACCCGATAGGCTTACGCTCTTTAACTTTCTTTTTACTGTATATCATATCCGGTATATTATCAACTGGTTATTATTTAGTATTAGTTAATATACAGATGTTGCGAACTTCGTCAAGCAAACCGAAAGGGGTGGAATAGTTTGGTTGTCGAGGTGTGGAGTTGCGGAGGGAAGGCGACACCGGCTCAGCGACTGCCGGCAATGGGGACGCCTCTTTCCCTATGGAATTCTATATCACTGTCCCTGCGATACTCTCCGGACTCCCGCTCAGAAAGATGCCGCTAATTTGAAGAATCTTGGGAGGGTCTGCGGCCTCGCGGACCGGCGGCATGGGGGGAGGGGGGGGCAGCAGAATCGGAGCATATTCAGCCCCGAATTATTTTAGTGCTTCTGGGTGGCAAATAGTTCGCCCCAGTTACAACCTTTTTTCCGGTCTGGGCCTCAAGCGCCACTCTGGCATGTTTGGCAATCCTGCCGCCGGTCTTCGCGGCAGTCTGGTTAGCGACCATACCGGTAGCGTCAATGGTCTCGGCAATCTGGCGGGTTGAGAGTTCAGCCAAAGCGGTAAAAATGAGTTCGGCCTCGCTCATGTGGTCACGAAGGTTCTGGGTTTTCAAGCCTTTCAACTCTTTGTGGGCATTGACGCTTACCCCACTCCATTCCTGATGGATGAGATTGGTGAGGATGGCGTATTCATCCCCCTTCTTGATCTCGTGCGAGGCCCAGTAATCGGTAAGTTTATTGCGGGTCTCCTGCCCGGTCATACGTTGCTGAATCCACTTTTCGCTGCGGCCATGACTCTGCCAAGTAGCTCGGGCTCTCTCGAGAGCGCGGGCAGGGTCGGACATCTCCTGCATTCGCTCATAACCGACTTTTGCGAGCCAGAGTTTGATAGGTTCGGCCTTCGGACTTGGGACGCTCTGGACAAGGCGCAAGAGTGTTTCGGCGCTGGCCACATCGGTGAGGTAACTTTTACCGTCTGAAGCACGTAATTTCAGTCGGTTACAATTTGTAACCGACTGACTTCCTTCCTTGGTAAGG
Encoded here:
- a CDS encoding type II toxin-antitoxin system RelE/ParE family toxin, whose amino-acid sequence is MIYSKKKVKERKPIGWLSGEIKTPPFSSGARVEAGYLLCRLQNGDLLPLPHSRPMPGVGSHCHELRVKDAHAEWRIIYRVDSDVILVVAVFEKKTRETPQHIMDVCRYRLRQYDEIAGG
- a CDS encoding helix-turn-helix domain-containing protein; translated protein: MNIAKQKRLEGAGWKFGSAADFLNLTEEEKAYVEIKLALAHTLESTRRQLGFTQKTLAVKLHTSQPRVAMMEKGDPSVTLDLLIRGLLALGTKPHQLAALL
- a CDS encoding BRO family protein — protein: MKKHLAIFEGHEIRRTYDEKTETWFFSVVDIVQVLTQQPDYQAARNYWKVLKNRLTKEGSQSVTNCNRLKLRASDGKSYLTDVASAETLLRLVQSVPSPKAEPIKLWLAKVGYERMQEMSDPARALERARATWQSHGRSEKWIQQRMTGQETRNKLTDYWASHEIKKGDEYAILTNLIHQEWSGVSVNAHKELKGLKTQNLRDHMSEAELIFTALAELSTRQIAETIDATGMVANQTAAKTGGRIAKHARVALEAQTGKKVVTGANYLPPRSTKIIRG